A section of the Hevea brasiliensis isolate MT/VB/25A 57/8 chromosome 17, ASM3005281v1, whole genome shotgun sequence genome encodes:
- the LOC110671613 gene encoding chaperone protein dnaJ 20, chloroplastic-like, which produces MDVLLSSSSLKSSTQFLSHQNLNSKHFHKKWPQGFSCRATSKKKQKEEEAREKESLYQVLSLNPQEASPKEIKKAYRKMALRYHPDVCQNPSMSRDESTRMFLQVHEAYRTLSDPVLREEYDLGLCLGMTRNLGEGTCRWREQLVELKRRSNLHVAQKEGSWASRIRTQNTQTDD; this is translated from the coding sequence ATGGATGTATTGCTAAGCTCATCAAGCCTAAAAAGTTCTACACAATTTCTTTCTCATCAAAACCTTAACAGTAAACATTTCCATAAAAAATGGCCTCAAGGGTTTTCTTGCAGAGCCACCAGCAAGAAGAAGCAGAAGGAAGAAGAAGCTAGAGAAAAGGAGTCCTTGTACCAGGTACTGTCATTGAATCCCCAAGAGGCAAGCCCAAAAGAGATAAAGAAAGCTTACAGGAAGATGGCCCTGAGATATCACCCAGATGTGTGTCAAAACCCTTCAATGAGTAGAGACGAATCAACAAGGATGTTTTTGCAAGTTCATGAAGCTTACAGGACTCTGTCAGATCCTGTGTTACGTGAAGAATATGATCTGGGATTATGTCTGGGGATGACAAGAAATCTTGGGGAAGGAACTTGCAGGTGGAGAGAGCAACTTGTTGAATTGAAGAGAAGGTCAAATCTTCATGTGGCTCAGAAGGAGGGTTCATGGGCTAGTAGGATTAGAACTCAGAACACACAGACGGATGATTAA
- the LOC110671615 gene encoding sulfate transporter 1.2-like isoform X1 — protein sequence MDINKNESSSSQSHSESLPYVHKVGLPPKQNLFKEITAAVKETLFADDPLRQFKDQTGSRKFILGIQTLFPIFEWGRDYSFKKFKGDLVAGLTIASLCIPQDIGYAQLANLKPQYGLYSSFVPPLVYAFMGSSRDIAIGPVAVVSLLLATLLQDEIDPSKDPVNYLRLAFTATFFAGITQVTLGFFRLGFLIDFLSHAAIVGFMAGAAITIALQQLKGLLGITHFTKKTDIVSVMRSVLTTAHHGWNWQTIVIGLSFLVFLLLAKHIGKKNKKLFWVAAIAPLISVILSTLLVHVTHAEKHGVKIVREIKRGVNPSSLNEIFFSGEHLGKGFRIGVVAGMIALTEAIAIGRTFAAMKDYQIDGNKEMVALGTMNVVGSMTSCYVATGSFSRSAVNFMAGCNTAVSNIVMSLVVLLTLELITPLFKYTPNAILSSIVISAVIGLIDIEAVILIWKIDKFDFVACMGAFFGVVFSSVEIGLLIAVSISFAKILLQVTRPRTAILGKLPRTTVYRNIQQYPEASKVQGILIVRVDSAIYFSNSNYIKERILRWLTDEEERLKENNLPRIQFLIVEMSPVTDIDTSGIHAFKELHRSLQKRNVQLVLANPGPVVMDKLHASGFAEMIGEDNIFLTVADAVHTCAPKMVEV from the exons ATGGATATCAACAAGAACGAGTCGTCTTCGTCTCAGAGTCATTCTGAATCTTTGCCTTATGTTCACAAGGTTGGACTGCCTCCAAAGCAAAATCTTTTCAAGGAAATTACTGCAGCTGTGAAAGAAACTCTTTTCGCAGATGATCCGTTGCGCCAATTTAAGGATCAAACAGGATCAAGAAAGTTTATCCTTGGAATTCAAACTCTTTTCCCCATTTTTGAATGGGGAAGAGACTACAGCTTCAAAAAATTTAAAGGGGATTTGGTTGCAGGACTTACCATTGCAAGCCTTTGTATTCCACAG GATATTGGATATGCACAGCTTGCAAACCTTAAGCCTCAATATGGGTTAT ATAGTAGCTTTGTTCCACCTCTTGTTTATGCCTTCATGGGTAGTTCAAGAGATATTGCTATAGGACCAGTGGCAGTGGTGTCCCTTTTGCTTGCAACTCTTTTGCAGGATGAGATTGATCCTTCTAAGGACCCTGTTAACTATCTACGCCTAGCGTTCACAGCTACATTCTTCGCTGGAATCACTCAAGTTACTCTAGGATTTTTCAG ATTGGGTTTTCTGATTGATTTCCTATCTCATGCTGCCATTGTTGGGTTTATGGCTGGAGCTGCCATTACTATTGCCCTTCAACAACTTAAAGGATTGCTTGGCATAACTCATTTCACAAAGAAGACTGATATAGTCTCCGTGATGCGCTCCGTCTTGACTACAGCTCATCATGGT TGGAACTGGCAGACAATTGTCATAGGATTATCATTCTTGGTCTTCCTTTTGTTAGCCAAGCACATT GGGAAAAAGAATAAGAAATTGTTCTGGGTAGCTGCAATTGCTCCTTTGATCTCTGTGATTCTTTCCACTCTTCTAGTGCATGTTACTCATGCTGAGAAGCATGGAGTTAAAATT GTACGTGAGATTAAAAGAGGGGTAAATCCATCATCTTTGAATGAAATTTTTTTCTCTGGAGAGCATCTTGGCAAAGGCTTCAGGATTGGTGTTGTAGCCGGTATGATTGCCCTGACG GAAGCAATCGCCATTGGAAGGACATTTGCTGCCATGAAGGACTACCAGATTGATGGAAACAAAGAAATGGTAGCATTAGGAACCATGAATGTTGTTGGTTCAATGACATCCTGCTATGTGGCTACAG GATCATTTTCTCGATCAGCAGTGAACTTCATGGCAGGCTGCAACACTGCTGTCTCAAACATAGTGATGTCCTTAGTTGTATTATTAACTTTGGAGCTCATTACTCCATTGTTTAAATACACCCCGAATGCTATACTTTCCTCTATTGTCATATCTGCTGTGATTGGCCTAATCGACATTGAAGCAGTAATTTTGATATGGAAGATTGATAAATTTGATTTTGTTGCCTGTATGGGAGCCTTCTTTGGTGTAGTATTTTCTTCTGTTGAGATAGGCCTCTTAATTGCT GTCTCAATTTCGTTTGCTAAAATCCTATTACAAGTGACAAGGCCAAGGACTGCCATACTTGGAAAATTACCTAGGACGACTGTTTACAGGAACATTCAACAGTATCCTGAGGCTTCCAAGGTTCAGGGGATTTTAATTGTCAGAGTTGATTCAGCAATTTACTTTTCCAACTCAAATTATATCAAGGAGAG GATTTTGAGATGGCTGACTGATGAAGAAGAACGTCTGAAAGAAAATAACTTACCCAGAATCCAGTTTTTAATCGTCGAAATGTCTC CTGTAACTGATATTGACACTAGTGGGATCCATGCCTTCAAAGAGTTGCATCGTAGTCTTCAGAAGAGGAATGTTCAG CTTGTTCTAGCAAATCCAGGGCCTGTGGTGATGGACAAGCTCCATGCTTCTGGGTTTGCAGAGATGATAGGGGAGGACAACATTTTTCTGACAGTCGCAGATGCTGTTCATACATGTGCTCCAAAGATGGTGGAAGTGTGA
- the LOC110671615 gene encoding sulfate transporter 1.2-like isoform X2, translated as MGSSRDIAIGPVAVVSLLLATLLQDEIDPSKDPVNYLRLAFTATFFAGITQVTLGFFRLGFLIDFLSHAAIVGFMAGAAITIALQQLKGLLGITHFTKKTDIVSVMRSVLTTAHHGWNWQTIVIGLSFLVFLLLAKHIGKKNKKLFWVAAIAPLISVILSTLLVHVTHAEKHGVKIVREIKRGVNPSSLNEIFFSGEHLGKGFRIGVVAGMIALTEAIAIGRTFAAMKDYQIDGNKEMVALGTMNVVGSMTSCYVATGSFSRSAVNFMAGCNTAVSNIVMSLVVLLTLELITPLFKYTPNAILSSIVISAVIGLIDIEAVILIWKIDKFDFVACMGAFFGVVFSSVEIGLLIAVSISFAKILLQVTRPRTAILGKLPRTTVYRNIQQYPEASKVQGILIVRVDSAIYFSNSNYIKERILRWLTDEEERLKENNLPRIQFLIVEMSPVTDIDTSGIHAFKELHRSLQKRNVQLVLANPGPVVMDKLHASGFAEMIGEDNIFLTVADAVHTCAPKMVEV; from the exons ATGGGTAGTTCAAGAGATATTGCTATAGGACCAGTGGCAGTGGTGTCCCTTTTGCTTGCAACTCTTTTGCAGGATGAGATTGATCCTTCTAAGGACCCTGTTAACTATCTACGCCTAGCGTTCACAGCTACATTCTTCGCTGGAATCACTCAAGTTACTCTAGGATTTTTCAG ATTGGGTTTTCTGATTGATTTCCTATCTCATGCTGCCATTGTTGGGTTTATGGCTGGAGCTGCCATTACTATTGCCCTTCAACAACTTAAAGGATTGCTTGGCATAACTCATTTCACAAAGAAGACTGATATAGTCTCCGTGATGCGCTCCGTCTTGACTACAGCTCATCATGGT TGGAACTGGCAGACAATTGTCATAGGATTATCATTCTTGGTCTTCCTTTTGTTAGCCAAGCACATT GGGAAAAAGAATAAGAAATTGTTCTGGGTAGCTGCAATTGCTCCTTTGATCTCTGTGATTCTTTCCACTCTTCTAGTGCATGTTACTCATGCTGAGAAGCATGGAGTTAAAATT GTACGTGAGATTAAAAGAGGGGTAAATCCATCATCTTTGAATGAAATTTTTTTCTCTGGAGAGCATCTTGGCAAAGGCTTCAGGATTGGTGTTGTAGCCGGTATGATTGCCCTGACG GAAGCAATCGCCATTGGAAGGACATTTGCTGCCATGAAGGACTACCAGATTGATGGAAACAAAGAAATGGTAGCATTAGGAACCATGAATGTTGTTGGTTCAATGACATCCTGCTATGTGGCTACAG GATCATTTTCTCGATCAGCAGTGAACTTCATGGCAGGCTGCAACACTGCTGTCTCAAACATAGTGATGTCCTTAGTTGTATTATTAACTTTGGAGCTCATTACTCCATTGTTTAAATACACCCCGAATGCTATACTTTCCTCTATTGTCATATCTGCTGTGATTGGCCTAATCGACATTGAAGCAGTAATTTTGATATGGAAGATTGATAAATTTGATTTTGTTGCCTGTATGGGAGCCTTCTTTGGTGTAGTATTTTCTTCTGTTGAGATAGGCCTCTTAATTGCT GTCTCAATTTCGTTTGCTAAAATCCTATTACAAGTGACAAGGCCAAGGACTGCCATACTTGGAAAATTACCTAGGACGACTGTTTACAGGAACATTCAACAGTATCCTGAGGCTTCCAAGGTTCAGGGGATTTTAATTGTCAGAGTTGATTCAGCAATTTACTTTTCCAACTCAAATTATATCAAGGAGAG GATTTTGAGATGGCTGACTGATGAAGAAGAACGTCTGAAAGAAAATAACTTACCCAGAATCCAGTTTTTAATCGTCGAAATGTCTC CTGTAACTGATATTGACACTAGTGGGATCCATGCCTTCAAAGAGTTGCATCGTAGTCTTCAGAAGAGGAATGTTCAG CTTGTTCTAGCAAATCCAGGGCCTGTGGTGATGGACAAGCTCCATGCTTCTGGGTTTGCAGAGATGATAGGGGAGGACAACATTTTTCTGACAGTCGCAGATGCTGTTCATACATGTGCTCCAAAGATGGTGGAAGTGTGA
- the LOC131175570 gene encoding sulfate transporter 1.2-like: MDISKKESSSSQSHSESLPYVHKVGLPPKQNLFKEITAAVKETLFADDPLRPFKDQTGSRKFILGIQTLFPIFEWGRHYSFEKFKGDFVAGLTIASLCIPQDIGYAQLANLKPQYGLYSSFVPPLVYAFMGSSRDIAIGPVAVVSLLLATLLQDEIDPSKDPVNYLRLAFTATFFAGITQVTLGFFRLGFLIDFLSHAAIVGFMAGAAITIALQQLKGLLGITHFTKKTDIVSVMRSVLTTAHHGWNWQTIVIGLSFLVFLLVAKHIGKKNKKLFWVAAIAPLISMILSTLLVYVTHAEKHGVKIVREIKRGVNPSSLNEIFFSGEHLGKGFRIGVVAGMIALTEAIAIGRTFAAMKDYQIDGNKEMVALGTMNVVGSMTSCYVATGSFSRSAVNFMAGCNTAVSNIVMSLVVLLTLELITPLFKYTPNAILSSIVISAVIGLIDIEAVILIWKIDKFDFVACMGAFFGVVFSSVEIGLLIAVSISFAKILLQVTRPRTAILGKLPRTTVYRNIQQYPEASKVQGILIVRVDSAIYFSNSNYIKERILRWLTDEEERLKENNLPRIQFLIVEMSPVTDIDTSGIHAFKELHRSLQKRNVQLVLANPGPVVMDKLHASGFAEMIGENNIFLTVADAVHTCAPKMVEV, encoded by the exons ATGGATATCAGCAAGAAAGAGTCGTCTTCGTCTCAGAGTCATTCTGAATCTTTGCCTTATGTTCACAAGGTTGGACTGCCTCCAAAGCAAAATCTTTTCAAGGAAATTACTGCAGCTGTGAAAGAAACTCTTTTCGCAGATGATCCGTTGCGCCCATTTAAGGATCAAACAGGATCAAGAAAGTTTATCCTTGGAATTCAAACTCTTTTCCCCATTTTTGAATGGGGAAGACACTACAGCTTCGAAAAATTTAAAGGGGATTTCGTTGCAGGCCTTACCATTGCAAGCCTTTGTATTCCACAG GATATTGGATATGCACAGCTTGCAAACCTTAAGCCTCAATATGGGTTAT ATAGTAGCTTTGTTCCACCTCTTGTTTATGCCTTCATGGGTAGTTCAAGAGATATTGCTATAGGACCAGTGGCAGTGGTGTCCCTCTTGCTTGCAACTCTTTTGCAGGATGAGATTGATCCTTCTAAGGACCCTGTTAACTATCTACGCCTAGCGTTCACAGCTACATTCTTCGCAGGAATCACTCAAGTTACTCTAGGATTTTTCAG ATTGGGTTTTCTGATTGATTTCCTATCTCATGCTGCCATTGTTGGGTTTATGGCTGGAGCTGCCATTACTATTGCCCTTCAACAACTTAAAGGACTGCTTGGCATAACTCATTTCACAAAGAAGACTGATATAGTCTCCGTGATGCGCTCCGTCTTGACTACAGCTCATCATGGT TGGAACTGGCAGACAATTGTCATAGGATTATCATTCTTGGTCTTCCTTTTGGTAGCCAAGCACATT GGGAAAAAGAATAAGAAATTATTCTGGGTAGCTGCAATTGCTCCTTTGATCTCTATGATTCTTTCCACTCTTCTAGTGTATGTTACTCATGCTGAGAAGCATGGAGTTAAAATT GTACGTGAGATTAAAAGAGGGGTAAATCCATCATCTTTGAATGAAATTTTTTTCTCTGGAGAGCATCTTGGCAAAGGCTTCAGGATTGGTGTTGTTGCTGGTATGATTGCCCTGACG GAAGCAATCGCCATTGGAAGGACATTTGCTGCCATGAAGGACTACCAGATTGATGGAAACAAAGAAATGGTAGCATTAGGAACCATGAATGTTGTTGGTTCAATGACATCCTGCTATGTGGCTACAG GATCATTTTCTCGATCAGCAGTGAACTTCATGGCAGGCTGCAACACTGCTGTCTCAAACATAGTGATGTCCTTAGTTGTATTATTAACTTTGGAGCTCATTACTCCATTGTTTAAATACACCCCGAATGCTATACTTTCCTCTATTGTCATATCTGCTGTGATTGGCCTAATAGACATTGAAGCAGTAATTTTGATATGGAAGATTGATAAATTTGATTTTGTTGCCTGTATGGGAGCCTTCTTCGGTGTAGTATTTTCTTCTGTTGAGATAGGCCTCTTAATTGCT GTCTCAATTTCGTTTGCTAAAATCCTATTACAAGTGACAAGGCCAAGGACTGCCATACTTGGAAAATTACCTAGGACGACTGTTTACAGGAACATTCAACAGTATCCTGAGGCTTCCAAGGTTCAGGGAATTTTAATTGTCAGAGTTGATTCAGCAATTTACTTTTCCAACTCAAATTATATCAAGGAGAG GATTTTGAGATGGCTGACTGATGAAGAAGAACGTCTTAAAGAAAATAACTTACCCAGAATCCAGTTTTTAATCGTCGAAATGTCTC CTGTAACTGATATTGACACTAGTGGGATCCATGCCTTCAAAGAGTTGCATCGTAGTCTTCAGAAGAGGAATGTTCAG CTTGTTCTAGCAAATCCAGGGCCTGTGGTGATGGACAAGCTCCATGCTTCTGGGTTTGCAGAGATGATAGGGGAGAACAACATTTTTCTGACAGTCGCAGATGCTGTTCATACATGTGCTCCAAAGATGGTGGAAGTGTGA